One stretch of Acidicapsa acidisoli DNA includes these proteins:
- the fdhD gene encoding formate dehydrogenase accessory sulfurtransferase FdhD yields the protein MDSITPISGQSSTGEQSRASVKVSVQKVKGLNSFPAEEFLAVEEPLEIQLVHGPSNARAMKSISVTMRTPGDDFELAAGFLMTEGVVRDINDVERITYAPESMASAPESDAWQQSALPYQPRLNKVRVELSPEVEVSLANLERNFYTTSSCGICGKASLLALQTVCPARIRNSFAINANILYTLPSRLRESQSVFDRTGGLHGAGLFNADGKLLAMREDVGRHNAVDKLLGSEFLADRTPLRHALLLLSGRASFELLQKALMGGVFMVASVGAPSSLAVQVAREFDIILVGFLRDDHFNIYHGAEHIKGKTAV from the coding sequence ATGGATTCCATCACGCCAATCTCCGGCCAATCCTCGACAGGAGAGCAGAGTCGCGCCTCCGTCAAAGTCTCCGTCCAAAAGGTGAAAGGCTTGAATTCCTTTCCAGCGGAGGAATTCCTCGCTGTCGAAGAGCCTCTCGAAATCCAACTTGTCCACGGACCATCCAATGCCCGAGCGATGAAATCGATCTCGGTGACAATGCGCACTCCTGGAGATGACTTCGAACTCGCCGCCGGCTTCCTGATGACCGAAGGAGTTGTCCGCGACATAAACGACGTTGAGCGCATCACATACGCGCCCGAAAGCATGGCGTCAGCGCCAGAGTCCGATGCCTGGCAGCAGAGCGCTTTGCCTTATCAACCTAGGTTGAACAAAGTGCGGGTCGAACTGAGCCCGGAAGTTGAAGTAAGCCTCGCGAATCTCGAGCGAAATTTCTATACGACATCCAGTTGTGGTATCTGCGGCAAAGCCTCGCTCCTTGCTCTCCAGACAGTCTGTCCGGCGCGCATCAGGAACTCGTTCGCGATCAATGCCAATATCCTTTACACGCTCCCATCGCGACTGCGTGAATCGCAAAGCGTATTCGATCGTACTGGCGGACTTCACGGAGCAGGTCTCTTCAATGCTGACGGCAAGCTCCTGGCAATGCGGGAAGATGTCGGGCGTCACAATGCCGTAGACAAACTTCTCGGTTCGGAGTTTCTCGCGGATCGGACGCCACTGCGACATGCGCTGCTGCTACTTTCGGGCCGCGCCAGCTTTGAGCTGTTGCAGAAAGCGCTGATGGGAGGCGTTTTCATGGTGGCATCCGTTGGCGCTCCGTCCAGTCTCGCTGTGCAGGTTGCCAGAGAGTTTGACATTATCCTTGTAGGCTTTCTGCGTGACGACCATTTCAACATCTATCACGGGGCCGAGCATATCAAGGGAAAGACAGCCGTATAA
- a CDS encoding carbon-nitrogen hydrolase family protein, with translation MKAAVVQSASIVFNTRRTLEKLADLTRDAAAQGANLVVFPEAFVGGYPKGLDFGARVGLRSDEGREDFRRYFESAIDLPGTDADRIGQAACVNGVHLVTGVIERDGGTLYCTAVHYSPEGRLLARHRKVMPTALERLVWGCGDGSTLSVTETEIGRVGSVICWENYMPLLRMAMYAQGIEIYCAPTVDDRDTWLPTMQTIAMEGRCFVLSACQYLTRGDCPTSYSAIQGDDPATVLIRGGSCVIDPLGKILVEPYFSGEAILLAELDRRVIAKGKFDLDVTGHYARPDIFKLEVNTSTRKTVLFEE, from the coding sequence ATGAAAGCCGCAGTCGTGCAGTCTGCTTCGATCGTTTTCAACACTCGTCGGACGCTTGAGAAGCTTGCCGACCTTACGCGAGACGCAGCGGCGCAAGGTGCGAACCTTGTCGTGTTTCCCGAAGCCTTCGTCGGTGGATATCCCAAGGGCCTCGATTTCGGCGCGCGCGTCGGTCTGAGGAGTGACGAGGGACGCGAGGACTTTCGGCGCTACTTTGAGAGCGCGATTGACTTACCCGGAACTGATGCGGATCGCATTGGCCAAGCTGCGTGCGTAAACGGTGTGCACCTGGTCACAGGCGTCATCGAACGGGACGGCGGAACACTCTATTGCACCGCCGTCCACTACTCACCCGAAGGACGCCTGCTAGCTAGGCACCGCAAGGTGATGCCTACAGCTCTTGAGCGTCTGGTATGGGGCTGCGGGGATGGCTCGACCCTATCGGTGACCGAGACAGAAATCGGCAGGGTTGGAAGCGTAATTTGTTGGGAAAACTACATGCCGCTCTTGCGGATGGCGATGTATGCTCAAGGCATCGAAATCTATTGTGCTCCGACAGTCGATGATCGCGATACATGGCTGCCTACGATGCAAACAATAGCGATGGAAGGCCGTTGCTTCGTACTGTCCGCCTGCCAATATCTCACTCGTGGAGATTGTCCAACGTCTTATAGCGCTATTCAAGGGGACGACCCGGCGACAGTTCTCATCCGGGGCGGCTCCTGCGTGATCGATCCGCTCGGCAAAATTCTCGTCGAGCCCTATTTTTCAGGTGAGGCAATACTTCTGGCGGAACTGGACCGGCGCGTCATCGCGAAGGGAAAATTCGACCTGGATGTCACTGGGCACTATGCCCGTCCAGACATATTCAAGCTGGAAGTGAACACAAGCACCAGGAAGACGGTTCTTTTCGAAGAGTAG
- a CDS encoding DNA-directed RNA polymerase subunit omega produces MRTELTFKALASMPNRYQLVQLAAKATRALHRPNTRVQDTMNDALERLSAANHVQSEMVMEASLESVSAEQLQAA; encoded by the coding sequence ATGCGCACCGAATTGACATTTAAAGCCCTTGCCAGCATGCCGAATCGCTACCAACTCGTTCAACTCGCGGCTAAGGCAACAAGAGCGCTGCATCGGCCGAATACGCGAGTTCAGGATACGATGAACGACGCGCTCGAACGTCTTAGCGCGGCCAATCACGTTCAATCTGAGATGGTCATGGAAGCTTCCCTGGAATCGGTATCGGCCGAGCAACTCCAAGCAGCTTGA